Below is a genomic region from Vibrio cortegadensis.
ATTTTGTCCTAGCCGCTAATCAGCCATTTCGCTGTCGTTCAGCTCACAAGTGTCAGCGGGAACTCTGACCCACCCTTCCATGAGAATTCTGGCACTGCGGCTCATCACCGCTTTTTCGACCATCCAACTTTGTGCCTTTTGACTCGCTTTTGCCCCAACTTTTAACGAACCAGAGGGATGACCAAACGTAACCGACTCTTTTACGTCACCTCCGGCAGCCAAATTCACCAATGTACCGGGAACACAAGCCGCAGAGGCAATAGCAACCGCTGCGGTTCCCATCATGGCATGGTGCAGCTTGCCCATAGATAGCGCCCTCACTAATAGGTCTACATCCTTCTCAGCAATGAGTTTTCCACTCGACGTTTGATGATTTTTAGGTTCAGAGACAAAAGCAACTTTAGGGGTATGCTGGCTTAGTTTTGCTTGCTCAATATCATCAATTAGGCCCATTTTCAAAGCACCATGAGATCGAATCAATTCAAACATAGCCAGGGCTTCAGGGTTATTATTGATATCATCTTGCAACTCAGTGCCTTGATAACCTATTGAGTGAGCATCAATGAAGATGGTTGGAATGCCCGCATTAATTAATGTTGCGTTCAATACGCCAACGTTTGGAACATTAAGATCATCAATTAAGTTGCCAGTGGGGAACATCGACCCATTACTGTCCGCTGGATCCATAAAGTCGACTTGAATTTCCGCCGCGGGAAAGGTAACTCCATCAAGTGAAAAATCGCCCATTTCCTGAACTTGGCCATTGCAAATAGGCACATGCACAATAATGGTTTTCTCTATATTAACTTGCCAAATCCGAACACTGACTATGCCGTCATTTGGAACGCTATCAGGATCAATAAGCCCACTATGGATAGCAAATGGACCAACTGCCGCAGACAAATTGCCGCAGTTTCCTCCCCAATCAACAAAGGCTTTATCAATTGAAACTTGCCCAAAAAGATAATCAACATCATGGTCAAGACTGTCACTTTTAGACACGATCACCGTCTTGCTCGTACTCGACGTTGCGCCCCCCATACCATCAATCTGTTTGGCATAAGGATCAGGGCTTCCAATGACTCGTAGTAGTAAGTTATCTCTCGATTTCCCTGCGACCTGCGCCGATTCAGGTAAGTCATTTAAATTGAAAAATACCCCTTTACTGGTTCCTCCGCGCATATAAGTGGCAGGCACTTTAATTTGAGGCTTGCTCATAATTCGAGGTTGAAGATTAGAATCAGTCATTACCTTCTCCCTATTGAGCCAAAAAGTCTTGCGCGAAACGTTGTAATACACCGCCAGCGTTGTAGACGCTCACTTCATCGGCGGTATCCAATCGACATGTCACAGGCACTTCGACTCTTTCTCCGTTAGTGCGGGTAATGATTAGGGCTAAATCGACACCTGGCTCAATGTCACCAATAACATCATAGAGCTCACTACCATCCAGTTGCAGACTTTGACGATTAGTCCCAACCTTGAATTCGAGAGGCAAGACCCCCATTCCGACTAAATTAGTACGGTGAATTCGTTCAAATCCTTCTGCGGCAATCGCCTCAACGCCAGCTAACCGAACGCCTTTTGCCGCCCAATCTCGTGATGAGCCTTGGCCATAATCGGCTC
It encodes:
- the prpF gene encoding 2-methylaconitate cis-trans isomerase PrpF, with protein sequence MTDSNLQPRIMSKPQIKVPATYMRGGTSKGVFFNLNDLPESAQVAGKSRDNLLLRVIGSPDPYAKQIDGMGGATSSTSKTVIVSKSDSLDHDVDYLFGQVSIDKAFVDWGGNCGNLSAAVGPFAIHSGLIDPDSVPNDGIVSVRIWQVNIEKTIIVHVPICNGQVQEMGDFSLDGVTFPAAEIQVDFMDPADSNGSMFPTGNLIDDLNVPNVGVLNATLINAGIPTIFIDAHSIGYQGTELQDDINNNPEALAMFELIRSHGALKMGLIDDIEQAKLSQHTPKVAFVSEPKNHQTSSGKLIAEKDVDLLVRALSMGKLHHAMMGTAAVAIASAACVPGTLVNLAAGGDVKESVTFGHPSGSLKVGAKASQKAQSWMVEKAVMSRSARILMEGWVRVPADTCELNDSEMAD